A single region of the Halarcobacter mediterraneus genome encodes:
- the rplJ gene encoding 50S ribosomal protein L10, giving the protein MTKTQKSEVIDFLTGEFKESQAIVVCDYKGLSHKELETLRNDARENGTKVQVAKNTLVTIAVKNAELGDIELNGTNIFLWSEDQISACKVADKFASANKEKFEIKSGIIEGQIADLATVNAFAKLPSREELLGMLAATWMAPVTNFTIGLDALRKKKEEEAA; this is encoded by the coding sequence ATGACTAAAACACAAAAATCAGAAGTTATTGATTTTTTAACAGGAGAATTCAAAGAATCTCAAGCAATTGTTGTATGTGATTATAAAGGTCTTTCTCATAAAGAGTTAGAAACTTTAAGAAATGATGCAAGAGAAAATGGAACTAAAGTTCAAGTTGCTAAAAACACTTTAGTAACAATTGCAGTTAAAAATGCAGAACTAGGTGATATTGAGTTAAATGGAACTAATATTTTCTTATGGTCAGAAGACCAAATTTCTGCTTGTAAAGTTGCTGATAAATTTGCATCTGCAAATAAAGAAAAGTTTGAAATTAAGTCTGGTATTATTGAAGGTCAAATTGCTGATCTTGCAACTGTTAATGCATTTGCTAAATTACCATCTAGAGAAGAACTTCTTGGTATGCTTGCTGCTACTTGGATGGCTCCAGTTACTAACTTTACAATTGGGCTTGATGCTCTTAGAAAGAAAAAAGAAGAAGAGGCTGCTTAA
- the mraY gene encoding phospho-N-acetylmuramoyl-pentapeptide-transferase gives MFYWFYRHLDINIFQYISVRAGLAFFIAFFLTMFLLPKFVRWAKSKNASQPIYEYAPDSHQEKAGTPTMGGVVFIFSTIIATVLTAKLNNFYVVGAILTIGLFSIIGVKDDFSKIAKNANNAGLSSRAKLILQFLCALLVAGVLIIYNHTTTIYSPFYKYPLFDMGLFAMAFWVLVMVAASNAVNLTDGLDGLATVPSIMAFFTLSAIVYVTGHAIFSSYLLLPNIKTSGELAIVGTAMIGSLIAFLWYNCHPAQVFMGDSGSLPIGAFMGYMAIVGKSEILLIIIGFIFVLETVSVIIQVGSYKLRQKRVFLMAPIHHHFEEKGWKENKIIVRFWIISFMANLIALLSLKIR, from the coding sequence TTGTTTTATTGGTTTTATAGACATTTAGATATTAATATATTTCAATATATATCAGTTCGTGCAGGTCTTGCATTTTTTATAGCCTTTTTTCTTACAATGTTTCTGCTACCAAAATTTGTTAGGTGGGCAAAGTCAAAAAATGCTTCTCAACCTATTTATGAATATGCACCAGATTCTCATCAAGAAAAAGCAGGGACTCCTACAATGGGAGGAGTTGTTTTTATTTTTTCAACAATTATAGCTACAGTATTGACTGCAAAGTTAAACAATTTTTATGTAGTAGGAGCAATTCTTACTATAGGATTATTCTCTATAATAGGAGTAAAAGATGATTTTTCCAAGATTGCAAAAAATGCAAATAATGCAGGTTTATCATCAAGAGCAAAATTAATTCTTCAATTTCTTTGTGCTTTACTTGTGGCTGGAGTATTAATTATATATAATCATACAACTACTATTTATTCTCCATTTTATAAATATCCATTGTTTGATATGGGACTTTTTGCAATGGCTTTTTGGGTTTTAGTAATGGTAGCAGCTTCTAATGCAGTGAATTTAACAGATGGATTAGATGGTTTAGCTACGGTTCCCTCTATTATGGCTTTTTTTACTTTATCTGCAATAGTATATGTAACAGGACATGCTATTTTTTCTTCATATCTTTTACTACCAAATATTAAAACCTCTGGAGAATTAGCTATTGTAGGGACTGCAATGATAGGTTCTTTAATTGCTTTTCTTTGGTACAATTGCCATCCTGCACAGGTTTTTATGGGAGATAGTGGTTCTTTACCTATTGGAGCATTTATGGGATATATGGCAATTGTAGGAAAATCTGAGATACTTTTAATTATTATTGGATTTATTTTTGTTTTAGAAACAGTGTCAGTAATAATACAAGTAGGGTCATATAAGTTAAGACAAAAAAGAGTTTTTTTGATGGCACCAATACATCATCACTTTGAAGAAAAAGGTTGGAAAGAAAATAAAATCATCGTAAGGTTTTGGATAATTTCTTTTATGGCAAATTTAATAGCACTTTTAAGCTTGAAAATAAGATAA
- the rpmG gene encoding 50S ribosomal protein L33, whose amino-acid sequence MGNGVSIKIGLKCEECGDINYTTYKNPKTFTEKMAIKKYSPRLKKHTIHKEVKLKS is encoded by the coding sequence ATGGGTAACGGTGTAAGCATTAAAATCGGACTAAAATGTGAGGAGTGTGGTGATATTAACTACACTACTTACAAAAATCCAAAAACTTTTACTGAAAAGATGGCGATTAAAAAATATAGTCCAAGATTAAAAAAACATACAATTCATAAGGAAGTTAAATTAAAGTCGTAA
- the secE gene encoding preprotein translocase subunit SecE, with the protein MNKFKTYYKNAKEELFKVIFPIKEQIRSAYISVFVVVTVISLFLALIDTIMSLSLSAVMN; encoded by the coding sequence GTGAATAAATTTAAAACTTATTATAAAAATGCTAAAGAAGAACTTTTCAAAGTAATTTTCCCAATAAAAGAACAAATCAGGTCAGCTTATATTTCTGTATTTGTAGTTGTTACTGTTATATCTTTATTTCTAGCATTAATTGATACAATCATGTCTTTAAGCTTATCAGCTGTAATGAATTAA
- the gpmI gene encoding 2,3-bisphosphoglycerate-independent phosphoglycerate mutase, whose product MTKKAILIITDGIGHSETKEFNAFTNANTPTYNYLFENVPYSLIHTYGDYVGLPDGQMGNSEVGHMTIGSGRVLYQDLVKINMAIEDNTLKENEVLKTTIESSNNIHLIGLISDGGVHSHINHIISLSKIAKEKNKKVFIHIITDGRDVAPNCANTYIQQLLDICDENINIATISGRYYTMDRDNRWERVKKGHDAIVFAEPKTSKNILDYVEDSYKEAIYDEFLLPTSFNEYKGFEKDDGVIFCNFRSDRMREISNAIANKDFTEFKRFEDNLNIATMTQYDKNLPLPVLFPKETPTNTLAEVISNAGLTQLHTAETEKYAHVTFFFNGGVEEPVLNESRVLIPSPNVPTYDLKPEMSAPEVSREVQKAMDNETDFIVVNFANGDMVGHTGVYEAGIKAVEAVDKELGKIIEKAKELDYNLILTSDHGNCEKMKDENGKTLTNHTVGDVYCFVMANEVKNVKEGSLNNIAPTVLKLMNLNIPEEMDEALV is encoded by the coding sequence ATGACAAAAAAAGCAATTTTAATAATTACAGATGGAATAGGACATAGTGAAACAAAAGAGTTTAATGCATTTACAAATGCTAATACTCCTACTTATAATTATTTATTTGAAAATGTTCCTTATTCTTTAATTCATACATATGGAGATTATGTAGGTTTACCTGATGGACAAATGGGAAACTCTGAGGTAGGACATATGACAATAGGAAGTGGTAGAGTTTTATATCAAGATTTAGTAAAAATAAATATGGCTATAGAGGACAACACATTAAAAGAGAATGAAGTTTTAAAAACAACTATTGAAAGCTCAAATAATATCCATTTAATAGGCTTAATTAGTGATGGTGGAGTACATTCTCATATTAATCATATTATTAGTCTTTCTAAAATTGCAAAAGAAAAAAATAAAAAGGTCTTTATTCATATAATTACTGACGGAAGAGATGTTGCTCCAAATTGTGCAAATACATATATTCAACAATTACTAGATATTTGTGATGAAAATATAAATATCGCAACTATTTCAGGAAGATATTATACAATGGATAGGGATAATAGATGGGAAAGAGTAAAAAAAGGGCATGATGCAATTGTATTTGCAGAACCAAAAACATCAAAAAATATTTTAGATTATGTTGAAGATTCTTATAAAGAAGCTATTTACGATGAATTTCTATTACCTACTTCATTTAATGAGTATAAAGGTTTTGAAAAAGATGATGGTGTAATTTTTTGTAATTTTAGGTCAGATAGAATGAGAGAGATATCAAATGCTATTGCAAATAAAGATTTTACTGAATTCAAAAGATTTGAAGACAATTTAAATATTGCAACAATGACACAATATGATAAAAATCTTCCTCTACCAGTTTTATTCCCAAAAGAAACACCTACAAATACTTTAGCAGAAGTTATTTCAAATGCAGGGTTAACTCAATTGCATACAGCTGAAACAGAAAAATATGCCCATGTGACTTTTTTCTTTAATGGTGGAGTTGAAGAACCAGTATTAAATGAAAGCAGAGTTTTAATTCCTTCTCCAAATGTTCCAACTTATGACTTAAAACCTGAGATGAGTGCTCCTGAAGTTAGTAGAGAAGTACAAAAAGCGATGGATAATGAAACTGACTTTATAGTAGTAAACTTTGCAAATGGGGATATGGTTGGTCATACAGGTGTTTACGAAGCAGGAATAAAAGCTGTTGAAGCAGTTGATAAGGAACTTGGTAAAATTATTGAAAAAGCAAAAGAATTAGATTATAATTTAATTTTAACAAGTGACCATGGTAATTGTGAAAAGATGAAAGATGAAAATGGTAAAACTCTTACTAATCATACAGTTGGTGATGTTTATTGCTTTGTAATGGCTAATGAAGTAAAAAATGTAAAAGAAGGTAGTCTAAATAATATAGCACCAACTGTTTTAAAACTAATGAATTTAAATATTCCAGAAGAAATGGATGAGGCACTAGTTTAA
- the rplL gene encoding 50S ribosomal protein L7/L12 yields MAISKEDVLEYISGLSVLELSELVKEFEEKFGVSAQPVAVAGAVAGGAAEAAEEQTEFNVVLADAGAKKINVIKVIRALTGLGLKEAKAMAEEAGAVVKEGVSKEDAEAAKAELEGAGASVELK; encoded by the coding sequence ATGGCAATTTCTAAAGAAGACGTATTAGAGTATATCTCTGGTTTATCTGTATTAGAGTTATCTGAATTAGTTAAAGAATTCGAAGAAAAATTTGGTGTATCTGCACAACCTGTAGCTGTAGCTGGTGCTGTAGCTGGTGGAGCTGCTGAAGCTGCTGAAGAGCAAACTGAATTTAATGTAGTATTAGCAGATGCTGGTGCTAAGAAAATTAATGTTATTAAAGTTATTAGAGCATTAACTGGTCTTGGATTAAAAGAAGCTAAAGCTATGGCTGAAGAAGCTGGTGCTGTAGTTAAAGAAGGTGTTTCTAAAGAAGACGCTGAAGCTGCAAAAGCTGAATTAGAAGGTGCTGGAGCATCTGTAGAATTAAAATAA
- the tuf gene encoding elongation factor Tu: MAKEKFERSKPHVNIGTIGHVDHGKTTLTAAITMCLGLKNGQATMDYDQIDNAPEERERGITIATSHVEYETETRHYAHVDCPGHADYVKNMITGAAQMDGAILVIASTDGPMAQTREHILLSKQVGVPYIVVFLNKEDQLDDEDKEEMLELVEMEVRELLSEYDFPGDDTPIVAGSAFQALEEAKAGTAGEWSEKIYNLMAEVDAYIPTPERSTDKDYLMPVEDVFSIAGRGTVVTGAINQGTVRLGDTIEIVGLKETQTTTVTGIEMFRKEMDYAEAGDNAGILLRGIKKEDVQRGQVLVKPGSITPHTKFKGEVYILSKEEGGRHTPFFSGYRPQFYVRTTDVTGSVELPAGTEMVMPGDNVELTVSLVAPIALEKGTKFAIREGGRTVGAGVVAEIIE, translated from the coding sequence ATGGCAAAAGAAAAATTCGAGCGAAGTAAACCGCACGTAAATATTGGTACTATTGGTCACGTTGACCACGGTAAAACTACTTTAACAGCAGCAATCACTATGTGTTTAGGTCTTAAAAATGGTCAAGCGACTATGGATTATGATCAAATTGATAATGCTCCAGAAGAAAGAGAAAGAGGTATTACAATTGCTACTTCTCACGTTGAGTATGAAACTGAAACTAGACACTACGCTCACGTAGATTGTCCAGGTCACGCCGATTATGTTAAAAACATGATTACTGGTGCTGCACAAATGGATGGAGCTATCTTAGTTATCGCTTCAACTGATGGACCAATGGCTCAAACTAGAGAGCATATTCTTTTATCTAAACAAGTTGGTGTACCATACATCGTTGTATTCTTAAATAAAGAAGATCAATTAGATGATGAAGATAAAGAAGAAATGTTAGAATTAGTTGAAATGGAAGTTAGAGAATTACTTTCTGAGTATGATTTCCCAGGTGATGATACTCCAATCGTTGCTGGTTCTGCATTCCAAGCTTTAGAAGAAGCTAAAGCTGGTACAGCTGGTGAATGGTCAGAAAAAATCTATAATCTTATGGCTGAAGTTGATGCTTATATCCCAACTCCAGAAAGATCAACTGATAAAGATTACTTAATGCCTGTTGAAGATGTATTCTCAATTGCAGGTAGAGGTACAGTTGTTACTGGTGCTATTAACCAAGGTACTGTTAGATTAGGTGATACTATTGAAATCGTTGGATTAAAAGAGACTCAAACTACTACAGTTACTGGTATTGAAATGTTCAGAAAAGAAATGGATTATGCTGAAGCTGGTGATAATGCTGGTATCCTTTTAAGAGGTATCAAAAAAGAAGACGTTCAAAGAGGTCAAGTTTTAGTTAAGCCAGGATCAATTACTCCTCATACTAAATTTAAAGGTGAAGTATATATCCTTTCTAAAGAAGAAGGTGGTAGACACACTCCATTCTTCTCAGGATATAGACCACAATTTTATGTAAGAACTACTGATGTTACTGGTTCTGTTGAATTACCAGCAGGGACTGAAATGGTTATGCCAGGTGATAATGTAGAATTAACTGTTTCATTAGTTGCTCCAATTGCTCTAGAAAAAGGAACTAAGTTTGCTATTAGAGAAGGTGGTAGAACTGTAGGTGCTGGAGTTGTTGCTGAGATTATCGAGTAA
- the rplA gene encoding 50S ribosomal protein L1 has product MAKKVSKRFKALSEKIEDKNYTLAEACSLVKELKSAKFDESVEVALNLNVDPRHADQMIRGAVVLPNGTGKTVRVAVFAKGAKVDEAKAAGADIVGNDDLVESVQAGNIDFDVLIATPDCMGLVGKLGRILGPKGLMPNPKTGTVTMDVTKAVNDAKGGQVAYRVDKKGNMQAAVGKVSFSEEAIKENIEAFIAAINKAKPASAKGRYIANAAVSLTMSPSVKLDTLEVMDIK; this is encoded by the coding sequence ATGGCAAAAAAAGTTTCAAAAAGATTTAAAGCATTATCTGAAAAAATTGAAGATAAAAATTATACATTAGCTGAAGCTTGTTCTTTAGTTAAGGAATTAAAATCAGCTAAATTTGATGAGTCAGTAGAAGTTGCATTAAACTTAAATGTTGACCCAAGACACGCTGACCAAATGATTAGAGGTGCAGTAGTACTTCCAAATGGTACTGGTAAAACTGTAAGAGTAGCAGTATTTGCAAAAGGTGCTAAAGTAGATGAAGCAAAAGCTGCAGGTGCAGATATTGTTGGAAATGATGATTTAGTTGAAAGTGTTCAAGCTGGAAACATTGATTTTGATGTTTTAATTGCAACACCTGATTGTATGGGATTAGTTGGTAAATTAGGTAGAATTTTAGGACCAAAAGGTTTAATGCCTAATCCTAAAACTGGTACAGTTACTATGGATGTAACTAAAGCAGTTAATGATGCAAAAGGTGGACAAGTAGCATATAGAGTAGATAAAAAAGGTAACATGCAAGCAGCTGTTGGTAAAGTATCTTTCTCTGAAGAAGCTATTAAAGAAAATATTGAAGCATTTATTGCAGCAATTAACAAAGCAAAACCTGCTTCAGCAAAAGGTAGATATATAGCTAATGCTGCAGTATCTTTAACAATGTCACCATCTGTTAAATTAGATACTTTAGAAGTTATGGATATTAAATAA
- the rplK gene encoding 50S ribosomal protein L11, whose protein sequence is MAKKVEGYLKLQIPAGAANPSPPVGPALGQRGINIMEFCKAFNEKTKDKGGFNIPVEITVFSDKSFTFVTKEPPMTDLIKKVSGIKKGSDNPLKNKIGKLTKDQVLEIVDMKIADLNTNDKEQAAKIVAGSARSMGIEVEL, encoded by the coding sequence ATGGCTAAAAAAGTAGAAGGTTATTTAAAACTTCAAATACCAGCTGGTGCTGCAAATCCATCACCTCCTGTTGGTCCTGCACTAGGTCAAAGAGGTATCAATATCATGGAATTTTGTAAAGCATTCAATGAAAAAACAAAAGATAAAGGTGGATTTAATATCCCTGTAGAAATCACTGTATTTTCTGATAAAAGTTTTACTTTTGTTACTAAAGAACCACCAATGACAGATTTAATTAAAAAAGTTTCTGGAATTAAAAAAGGTTCTGACAACCCACTTAAGAATAAAATTGGAAAATTAACAAAAGACCAAGTTCTTGAAATTGTTGATATGAAAATTGCTGACTTAAATACAAACGATAAAGAGCAAGCTGCTAAAATTGTTGCAGGTTCGGCAAGATCAATGGGGATTGAAGTTGAATTATAA
- the murD gene encoding UDP-N-acetylmuramoyl-L-alanine--D-glutamate ligase, whose product MIRVLGKGLTAQAIKETYENVTLYDDNNFNTYDKSSNDVTVVSPGIPPFNEMVKNSRNIISDYDLIYNEMPFSIWISGTNGKTTTTQMCQHILKEKGSVCGGNIGVAISKLDKESKIWILETSSFTFHYTKYAKPNLYLLLPISDDHVSWHGSFEEYEKAKLKPLYMMEEGEVAIIPEKYKNIDTDCYLITYKDSNELCEKFNIDKKLINFKEPFLLDALLALAAKKIIFDEVDYKTINTYKVDGHKVEEFKDKKNRLWVNDSKATNVDATLNALIPYKEKKIYLILGGDDKGANLEPLFEYIKDLNIEIYTIGKNFQRLNSLAEKFSINFSSCEYLDNAIEQIDKKYDKMGVSILSPAAASLDQYSSYKERGQKFKEKVSRLSLN is encoded by the coding sequence ATGATAAGAGTACTTGGAAAAGGCTTAACCGCTCAAGCAATAAAAGAAACATACGAGAATGTAACTTTATATGATGATAATAATTTTAATACATATGATAAATCATCAAATGATGTAACAGTTGTTAGTCCAGGAATACCTCCTTTTAATGAAATGGTAAAAAACTCAAGAAATATAATAAGTGATTATGATTTAATATATAATGAAATGCCATTTTCCATATGGATAAGTGGAACTAATGGAAAAACAACAACTACTCAAATGTGTCAACATATATTAAAAGAAAAAGGAAGTGTATGTGGTGGGAATATTGGAGTAGCAATATCTAAATTAGATAAAGAATCAAAAATATGGATACTTGAAACATCTTCTTTTACTTTTCATTATACAAAATATGCAAAACCAAATTTGTATTTACTTCTACCTATATCAGATGATCATGTTTCTTGGCATGGATCTTTTGAAGAATATGAGAAAGCTAAATTAAAACCCTTATATATGATGGAAGAGGGTGAAGTAGCAATTATTCCTGAAAAATATAAGAATATAGATACAGATTGTTATCTTATTACATATAAAGATAGTAATGAGCTATGTGAAAAATTTAATATAGATAAAAAACTGATAAATTTTAAAGAACCTTTTTTACTAGATGCTTTATTAGCACTAGCAGCTAAAAAGATTATATTTGATGAGGTAGATTATAAAACAATAAATACATATAAAGTAGATGGACACAAAGTTGAAGAATTTAAAGATAAAAAAAATAGACTTTGGGTAAATGATTCTAAAGCTACAAATGTAGATGCAACATTAAATGCACTAATACCATATAAAGAAAAAAAAATATATTTGATACTTGGAGGAGATGATAAAGGAGCAAATTTAGAGCCTTTATTTGAATATATAAAAGATTTAAATATCGAAATATATACAATAGGAAAAAATTTTCAAAGATTAAATAGTTTAGCAGAAAAATTTTCAATAAATTTTTCATCTTGTGAATATTTAGATAATGCAATTGAACAAATAGATAAAAAGTACGATAAAATGGGGGTTTCAATCTTGTCGCCAGCAGCTGCATCTTTAGATCAATACTCTTCATATAAAGAAAGAGGGCAAAAATTTAAAGAAAAAGTTTCACGCTTAAGCTTAAATTAA
- the nusG gene encoding transcription termination/antitermination protein NusG, which produces MAQQWYAIQTHSGSELAVKRALERLAEEMADDRISEVLVPTEDLIEVKKGNKTIVERPLYPAYAFAKIDLDTALWHRIQSMPKVGRFIGESKKPTPLSKKDIDSILDKVQNRAAAKPKVSFDEGETVRINEGPFANFNGVVEDFDMASGILKLNVSIFGRNTPVEITYTQVERVV; this is translated from the coding sequence ATGGCACAACAATGGTATGCAATACAAACTCACTCTGGTAGTGAATTAGCAGTTAAAAGAGCACTTGAAAGACTTGCAGAAGAAATGGCTGATGATAGAATTTCTGAAGTTTTAGTTCCTACAGAAGATTTAATAGAAGTAAAAAAAGGTAATAAAACGATTGTAGAAAGACCTTTATATCCTGCATATGCTTTTGCTAAAATTGATTTAGATACTGCACTTTGGCATAGAATTCAGTCTATGCCAAAAGTTGGAAGGTTCATTGGTGAATCTAAAAAACCTACACCTTTATCAAAAAAAGACATTGATTCTATTTTAGATAAAGTTCAAAATAGAGCTGCAGCTAAACCTAAGGTTTCTTTTGATGAAGGTGAAACTGTAAGAATTAATGAAGGTCCATTTGCAAACTTTAATGGTGTAGTTGAAGATTTCGATATGGCATCAGGAATTTTAAAACTTAATGTTTCTATTTTTGGAAGGAATACTCCAGTAGAAATTACTTATACTCAAGTAGAAAGAGTAGTATAA
- a CDS encoding ATP-binding cassette domain-containing protein: MSKAVDIKKLLIKSDDTKLVDISFSIKDSTALIGQSGSGKSLTLKAILNLLPSSLSCEKKISSNFDLNSKTIGFIPQNPFTSLSPMTKIKDQFFCKDKRKEELLKLVGLETSLLNRFPKELSGGQLQRVVIAIALSNDTKLLLLDEPTTALDETSKETILNLIEDISKKLNLLILFVTHDIESIRNLCKELIIIKDGHILEQGLTKEILTKPKEEYTKKLINSTFKNKEFRK; the protein is encoded by the coding sequence ATGTCTAAAGCTGTAGATATTAAAAAACTACTAATAAAAAGTGATGATACAAAATTAGTAGATATTAGTTTTTCTATAAAAGATTCTACAGCACTAATAGGACAAAGTGGAAGTGGAAAATCTCTTACTTTAAAAGCTATATTAAATCTACTTCCATCTTCTTTATCTTGTGAAAAAAAAATATCTTCTAATTTCGATCTTAATTCTAAAACAATAGGTTTTATTCCTCAAAATCCTTTCACTTCACTATCTCCTATGACAAAAATTAAAGATCAATTCTTTTGCAAAGATAAAAGAAAAGAAGAGCTTTTAAAATTAGTAGGTTTAGAAACTTCACTTCTTAATCGATTTCCTAAGGAATTAAGTGGAGGACAATTACAAAGGGTTGTTATAGCTATTGCTTTATCCAATGATACTAAACTATTATTATTAGATGAACCAACAACAGCCTTAGATGAAACATCAAAAGAAACCATATTAAATCTAATAGAAGATATAAGCAAAAAGTTAAACCTACTTATTCTTTTTGTAACCCATGATATTGAATCTATTAGAAATTTATGTAAAGAGCTTATTATTATAAAAGATGGGCATATTCTTGAACAAGGTTTAACAAAAGAGATATTAACTAAACCAAAAGAAGAATATACAAAAAAGTTAATAAACTCAACATTTAAAAATAAAGAATTTAGGAAATAG